In Salinisphaera sp. T31B1, the following are encoded in one genomic region:
- the trmB gene encoding tRNA (guanosine(46)-N7)-methyltransferase TrmB: MAEAHTRRIRSFVKREGRLTPGQQKNLDRLWPIYGLELPPAPLNWPDVFGRDAPRTLEIGFGAGEVLAELAERHPEQDFIGIEVYRAGVGRLLGRLDEVGATNARVFDTDAVDVLARAFGPASLDTVLLYFADPWPKKRHHKRRIVQPAFADEIARVLKPGGIWRLATDWANYGDHIREVLDRHPKFDNIGDDNGYVSAPPRPGTRFEHRGLRRGHAVFDMAYRRPV, translated from the coding sequence ATGGCCGAGGCTCACACGCGTCGTATCCGCAGCTTCGTCAAGCGGGAAGGCCGTCTCACTCCCGGACAGCAGAAGAACCTGGATCGGCTGTGGCCGATCTATGGGCTGGAGCTGCCGCCCGCGCCGCTGAACTGGCCCGACGTGTTCGGACGAGACGCACCGCGCACGCTCGAGATCGGTTTCGGTGCCGGCGAGGTGCTGGCCGAACTCGCAGAACGGCATCCTGAGCAAGACTTCATCGGGATCGAGGTCTATCGGGCCGGTGTCGGCCGATTGCTGGGCCGGCTCGACGAGGTCGGTGCAACCAACGCGCGCGTGTTCGATACCGACGCGGTCGACGTGCTGGCACGTGCATTCGGCCCGGCCAGCCTGGATACCGTCCTGTTGTATTTTGCCGATCCCTGGCCCAAGAAGCGTCATCACAAGCGCCGGATCGTCCAGCCGGCGTTTGCAGACGAGATCGCGCGTGTGCTCAAGCCGGGCGGCATCTGGCGACTGGCCACCGACTGGGCCAACTACGGCGACCATATTCGCGAAGTGCTCGATCGGCATCCGAAGTTCGACAACATCGGCGATGACAACGGCTATGTCAGCGCCCCGCCCCGTCCCGGCACACGGTTCGAGCACCGCGGTCTGCGCAGGGGCCACGCCGTGTTCGACATGGCCTACCGCCGCCCTGTCTGA
- a CDS encoding TRAP transporter small permease — protein MAEHDTTHSGEARRHSAFLGFLGALDRGLGWIERVIIAGSVLIMALLMSAHVVGNLLFDRGIPGTYEVTEMLIVVMTFIGVGYAARCARHISMSAIYDQLSGRLRKALLIVICLGTAVLMFYFAYKSAEYVIVTQSRGRVSSSLHVPMWMVYAAVPIGFGLAGVQYVLTTIRNLVSEDIYRSFTEKEEYSDVPIDDSGQTHVEDETYGV, from the coding sequence ATGGCAGAACACGATACGACGCATTCCGGCGAAGCACGCCGGCACAGTGCTTTTCTGGGTTTTCTAGGCGCACTCGACCGAGGCCTCGGCTGGATCGAGCGCGTGATCATCGCCGGCAGCGTTCTGATCATGGCCCTGCTCATGAGCGCCCATGTCGTGGGCAATCTGCTCTTCGATCGCGGTATACCCGGTACCTACGAGGTCACCGAGATGCTGATCGTGGTGATGACCTTCATCGGCGTCGGCTACGCCGCCCGCTGTGCGCGTCATATCAGCATGTCGGCAATCTACGACCAGCTCAGCGGCCGGCTGCGCAAGGCGCTGCTGATTGTCATCTGTCTGGGTACGGCGGTGCTGATGTTCTATTTCGCCTACAAATCGGCCGAGTACGTGATTGTCACGCAGAGCCGCGGTCGCGTGAGCTCTTCACTACATGTGCCGATGTGGATGGTCTATGCAGCCGTGCCGATCGGCTTCGGTCTGGCCGGCGTGCAGTACGTGTTGACCACGATACGGAATCTCGTGAGCGAGGATATCTATCGCTCGTTCACCGAGAAGGAAGAGTATTCCGATGTGCCGATCGACGACAGCGGCCAGACGCACGTCGAGGACGAAACCTATGGCGTCTGA